In Chryseobacterium camelliae, one DNA window encodes the following:
- a CDS encoding efflux RND transporter periplasmic adaptor subunit: MKHIRNYSILNTAFCIVILLLVQSCKDGNLNNQAMQAEAVQAEVLMLHPGEAVVEQAFPASIQGKENVQLRPQISGYIDKIYADEGAFVKAGQPLFRINANVYQEQKNTAIAALGMAKSQLASARLELDKYKVLSENKVVADFQYRKAKTNYENALAAVKQQQALVASADLNLGFSVIKAPVSGYIGRIPNRIGALVSPNDTQALTTLSQVSEIYVYFSLPEKEILNINASRPGKTLIEKLKSFQDITLLLADGKPYTHTGKIDMMDGQFDPNTGSVSLRASFPNPEGLLRNGNTGRIVLRTNEQNVYKIPLLATYEVQDKIFIGLVNRQNKVIRLALKDYIRSGNFYLLRSGFKPGDRIIANELASIPENSVINPKAFK; this comes from the coding sequence ATGAAGCACATCAGAAACTATAGCATCCTGAATACAGCGTTTTGTATAGTCATTTTACTACTGGTCCAAAGCTGTAAAGATGGAAACCTGAACAATCAGGCCATGCAGGCAGAAGCTGTACAGGCAGAAGTGCTTATGTTGCATCCCGGAGAAGCAGTAGTAGAGCAGGCTTTTCCGGCCAGTATACAGGGGAAAGAAAATGTTCAGCTGCGGCCCCAGATCAGTGGGTATATCGATAAAATATATGCAGATGAAGGAGCTTTTGTAAAAGCCGGGCAGCCTCTGTTCAGGATTAACGCCAATGTGTACCAGGAGCAGAAAAATACGGCTATTGCCGCGTTAGGAATGGCAAAATCACAGCTTGCCTCTGCAAGACTGGAACTGGATAAATATAAAGTCCTGAGTGAAAATAAAGTGGTGGCAGATTTTCAGTATCGTAAAGCTAAAACCAATTATGAAAATGCACTGGCTGCAGTAAAACAGCAGCAGGCCCTTGTTGCATCTGCTGATCTCAATTTAGGTTTCTCTGTCATTAAAGCACCTGTCAGCGGCTACATCGGCAGAATCCCCAACAGGATCGGTGCACTGGTAAGCCCTAATGATACGCAGGCCTTAACAACCCTTTCACAAGTCAGTGAGATTTACGTGTATTTTTCCCTTCCTGAAAAAGAAATCCTGAACATCAATGCGTCCCGTCCGGGAAAAACCTTAATTGAGAAACTGAAAAGTTTTCAGGATATCACTTTATTGCTTGCTGACGGTAAGCCGTACACCCATACCGGAAAAATTGATATGATGGACGGGCAATTCGATCCGAATACCGGTTCAGTGTCGCTGCGGGCATCATTCCCGAATCCGGAAGGATTACTCCGTAACGGAAATACCGGCCGTATCGTGCTGAGGACTAACGAACAGAATGTTTATAAAATTCCGCTTTTGGCAACTTATGAAGTCCAGGATAAGATATTTATAGGGTTGGTCAACCGTCAGAACAAAGTGATAAGACTTGCGTTGAAAGACTATATCCGGTCAGGTAATTTTTATCTGCTCAGATCCGGCTTTAAACCCGGAGACCGCATCATTGCCAACGAGCTGGCTTCTATTCCTGAAAATTCGGTCATCAATCCAAAAGCTTTCAAGTAA